The Synechococcus sp. M16.1 genome includes the window AGTCACATCGATGCCCATCTGACGCTTGGCGTCGTCGTCAGAGAACAGGGGCAAGCCCAGGTAAACGATTCGCTCCTTGAGCAGGAGTGAGGGAAGGTCTGGAGGTGGTGTGCGCATCACGGCGCTGTCGCCGTAGTACGGGGCCGAAGTTGTCATCTCCACCATCGCGGTGGGGCGAGCCTAGCCGGGGTCAGCGGGCTTGCGGTTGCTGGTTTTGGCCGGTTTTCCCTGACTTTTCGATTTGGATGAGGGCTTGGTGTCGGTTGATGCATCGTTCTCGTCCAACCGTGCAAACACCATGCGCCCGGTTGGGGTTTGCAGGGCACCGGTCACCACCACAGGTTTGCGTTGGCCGATCAGCGATTTCGCCTCGTTGACCACCACCATCGTTCCGTCATCGAGGTAGCCGACACCCTGGCTGTCCTCCTTGCCCTCTCGCACGATCTTGAGTTTGAGCTCATCGCCGGGTTGCACTTCAGGCCGCAACGCGATCACCAGCTCACTCAGATTCATCACCTTCAGGTCTTTGACCTGGGCCACCTGCGCCAGGTTGAAGTCTGCGGTCACCAGCGTGCCGCCGGTGTCAGATGCCAACTGCAGCAATCGGTCGTCCGTTCCCTTGCCGTCGTAACGGGTGCTGTTGATCACCAACCGCCGCCCGTAGGTTTCCCGCAGATCCTTCAGAAGCTTCAGGCCACGTCGGCCCTTGGCCCGCTTTTCGATGTTGGTGGAATCCGACAGCTGCTGCATCTCATCGATCACCGATTCGGCAACGATCACCTGCCCTTCCAGCAATCCGCAGGCGAGCATGCCGCGGATCCGGCCATCGATGATCACGCTGGTGTCCAGGATCTTGGCCGTGGCGGGGGTCAGCACCCCATCAGCCACCAGCAGCGCCTCCGTGCTCGCGGGATTGAACAGGCGCAGCAGCGTGCGGCCGTGAACTTCCGCCAGGTTGCTTCCGAGAATGCCAAAAAAGACATTGCTCACCACCGCCAGAAGGGGTTTGAGCAGAACAATTCCTCCGGAGAACGGAAGCAGCAGAACAGGCAGCAGCAGCAGGTTGGCCACCAGCAACCCCAGGATCAGGCCGACAGCCCGGCTCACCAGCAGATCGGTGGGCATGGTGCGCACCTGTTGCATCAGGCGCACCCGCAGCTTTTTGAACACCAGGCCTGCGATCAAGCCAATGCCACCGCCAGCTCCGCTGAGCTGGAGACGCAACTGTTCAGCATTGGTGGTTGCACTCACCAGGCCGTCGGGCAGCAAGTGAATCCCCATCCACCCGGCAGCTGCACCGGAAACCACAAACAGAAGCAGGATGAGCGGATCCACCATGGGTTCAGGTCGTGGCAGCTCGATCCGGATGCCAGAAGCATGCCTTATCCCATCCCGCCCCGCAGCGCCTACCTCCACATTCCCTTCTGCCACCGGCGCTGTTACTACTGCGATTTCGCCGTGGTTCCCCTGGGGGACCAGGCTCGAGCCGACAACGGGCCTGGCAGTCGCTCGATCCGTGAGTACCTCAGCCTGCTGCATCGGGAAATCGCCTCTGCCCCAGGGGGTCCTCCCTTATCCACCGTGTACATCGGCGGGGGAACGCCATCGCTGTTGTGCCCCGATCAGATCGGAGCACTGATCGATGCCTTGGCCAACAAATTCGGTCTTCAACCGGGTGCGGAAATCACCCTGGAGATGGATCCGGCCACCTTTGATGCCGCGCAGTTGGCCTCCGTTCTGGCCCATGGCGTGAACCGCATCAGCCTGGGGGGGCAGAGCTTTGATGATGCGGTGCTCGAGCAGCTGGGGCGTCGGCATCGCCAGAGCGACCTCCATGCGGCGATCGACTGGCTGGTTCAGGCCTGGCGCGATGGCGCGCTTCGGTCCTGGAGTCTCGATCTCATCCAGAACCTCCCGGGCCAGACCCTGGCCGGGTGGGATGCGCAGTTGGATCAGGCCATTGCCAGTCAGGCTCCCCATCTCTCGATTTACGACCTCTCGGTGGAGCCGGGCACGGTGTTTGATCGCCAACGAACGCTTGGCCTGTTGCAGCTGCCGGAGGACGACCTGGCCGTTGCCTTGATGGAGCGGACCACACAACGGCTGTCGGCTGCTGGACTCAGCCGCTACGAGATTTCCAACCACGCCCGTCCGGGCCATGCCTCCCGTCACAACCGGGTGTACTGGAGCGGTGCCGGCTGGTGGGGTTTTGGCATGGGAGCGACATCAGCACCCTGGGGGGTGCGTTTGGCGCGACCCCGCACCCGCGCCGCCTACGCGGAATGGCTGGATCATCCTCCTGAGGAATCAGTCGCCGAGGCTGGGCTCCCTCTGGATGATCAATTGCTGGTGGGTCTGCGGCGCCGGGAAGGGGTGACCCTTCAAGGTCTTGATGCCGATGCCCTAGTGCGCCGCTGGCAACCTTTCGTTGAGCGTGGATGGCTGCAGCAACGGGCAGGCCGTTGGTGCCTCACCGACCCCGAGGGCATGGCCCTCAGCAATCAGGTGCTGATTGAGGTGATTCTGTGGTGGGAAGAGTGTTGTTCCGGGTCTGCTGGACCCAACCCTTCAACGCGTCGATGAACAGGCGGCGGCCATCCACCAGCGCTGGGCTGAAGGGAGGTTGTTTGGCGGTGAGCCCCAGCAGGTCTGCGGTGACGCGCACCTGGCCGTCGCAGCTGTCACCTGCCCCGATGCCGATCACCGGGATGGTCAGGGCCTGCTGCACCCGGCGCGCCAGCTCGGCAGGAACATGTTCCAGCACCAGGGAGAAGCAGCCCTTCTGCTCGAGGGTGTGCGCCTGATCAACCAGGCGTTCCTGGCTGATGGCGTCCGTGGCCTGGCGCCTGTACCCCAGGCGATGCACGGCCTGCGGGGTGAGGCCCAGATGCCCCATCACGGGAATGCCCATGCGCACAAGACGGTCGATTACGGCGACAACCTCGGGTTCCGCCCCCTCCAATTTCACCGCCGCTGCGCTGGACTCCTTCAACAAACGCCCTGCAGCCGCCACGGCGCGGTCTTCGCCGCACTGGTAGCTGAGAAAGGGCAGGTCACAGACCAGCAGGGGCTGATCGGCCGGCATGGCCGTCAATCCCCGGGCGACTGCCTGGGTGTGATGGAGCATCTGGTCCAGGCTCACCGGGAGTGTTGTGGCATGGCCCAGCGCCACCATCGCCAGTGAATCACCGATCAGCAGCACGTCTGCACCGGCGGCCTCGGCCAGAGCTGCAGAGAGGCTGTCCCAAGCGGTGAGCACGGCGATGGGTTGGCCCTTCTGCTTGAAGCGGGTCAGATCAGAAGGACGCATGCAGCTTCAGAACCCCTCGGGGGCTCATTGCTAGCATTCGGCCGATTCGGGCCCATGCGGCTCTGACGCCCAAATCTGGTCAGGACCGGAAGGGAGCAGCCACACGGGATGCTCAGGGCAGGCGTGGGTTCCGGGTCACCACAATCAATTGAGCTGTCAGACCGTGGGGTCTGACAGCAATCTCACAAGCTTCCGTTGTCCTGTTGCTGACGGCGACGCAGGAACTCAGGAATGCGGGCGCCGTTCTCTTCGGGTTCCCCACGATTCAGCATTCCGGGCACGGAGCGGCTGCGCTCGCTGCGGTACGGCTGCTTGTTCTCGAAGCCTGTAGCGATCACCGTCACGTGGATCTCCCCTTCGAGGGCCTCATCCACCACAGCGCCCACGATGATGTTGGCTTCGGGATCGACAACGTCGTAAATCACCTCGGAAGCAGTGGTCATGTCCTCCAGGGTCATGTCTTTACCACCGCTGATGTTGATCACACAGCCCTTGGCGCCATCGATGCGCTCGGTTTCCAGCAGCGGGCTTGCAATCGCGGCTTGGGCTGCTTCCACGGCTCTTGAGCGACCGGAACCGATGCCGATGCCCAGCAGTGCTGTGCCTGCTTCGGTCATCACGGAGCGAACGTCAGCAAAGTCAACGTTCACCAGGCCCGGGCAGGTGATGATGTCGCTGATGCCTTTGACGCCCATGCGCAGGACGTCGTCCGCACTCCGGAAGGCTTCCTGAAGGGGAGCTCCGCCGATGGCATCACGCAGGCGGTCGTTGGGGATCACGATCAGGGTGTCCACGTGTTCCGCCAACCGAGCGATGCCTTCGTCGGCCTGACGCATGCGACGACGGCCCTCGAAGCTGAACGGCTTGGTCACGATGCCCACCGTGAGAGCACCGACTTCACGGGCGACTTCGGCCACCACTGGTGCTGCACCAGTTCCCGTTCCACCGCCCATGCCAGCGGCAATGAACACCAGATCGGAGCCCTGCAGTGCATCGTGCAGATCCGTGCGGGATTCTTCGGCTGCCTTCTGGCCGATGGTGGGGTTGCCGCCGGCACCCAGTCCGCGGGTCAGGGTCTGCCCCAACTGCAGCCGTTGCTGGGCCTGCGACTGGATCAGGGCCTGGGCATCGGTGTTCAGAACGCGGTATCCAACCCCCTCAAGATCGCTGAGGATCATGCGGTTGACGGCATTGCTCCCGCCACCCCCAACGCCGATGACCTCGATGCGGGCGGACTGGCTGGGCTGGATACCAGCTGCCGTGAAAGACCCTGAGCCGCTCACCATCTCCATCGTCGAGGCAGAACCGTGTGGTTGCGTTGCATTATGTCCCTGAAGCCTTGTCTCGGCTTCAACAGATCACAAACCAGGAGCTGAGGTTGTGGTCTCCAGATTTTCCACCCGAAGGTTTCAGGGTTCAGTTTTGGGCTGCTTGGGGGCGGGTGGCGCCGGCAGTTGCAGTTCCGGGCGGTCCGGATTGCTGAGATCAAGGCTGCTGTGATGGGCCCCGCGCAGGTGCTTTGGCAACGTCCGGTTCAGATGGAGGATCGTTTCGATCTGGGTGTTTAAGAGGGCCGGTTCGCCACCGAGATCAATCCGGCCAAGCTCGGTGGTGATCAGACTGATGTTGCCGTCGGGATCAAGCACGATGGCTTTCAGCATCCCGGCGAAGCGATTCCGTTCTTGCAGCAGCGCAGCGACCTGACCGCGTTGCGGGCCATTCCAGCCGCGCACCATGATCTCCGTGAGCGGATCTGCTACGGCGTCGCTCAGGGGAATCCATTCACCTGCGGCGTTGAGCAGACCCCGTTCCCGTCCAGCGGGTCCCCGACGCTCAGCGCGTGCGATGGGAATCTCCGGCTTCAGGCTGATGACGAGGCGAGCGGGGAACATCCGGCGCTGCACGTGAGCGCTGTGAACCGGTAAGACCCCGACCAGCTGTTGTTCCAGCTCCCTCGGACTGACCTCCAGCAGGGGTGAGGGAAAGCGCAGCTTGCCCGCCTCGATCACCTGATTGGTCTCAAGGGCAGCACCGCCGGTCAGGATGACAGCCTCAGGGCTCCGCAGCGTCCAGCCATGGCGCAGCAAGATCCAGCTGAATCCGCCACTGAGCAGCAGCAAGGCCACAAAGCGCCAGAGCTGCAGCAACAGGGTCTGGCGGCGCTGCCGGCGTAAGTCCCGCCGCCGGGCAACCTGCGCGGAAACCGGCCGTTGGGAGGATTTGTTGTTGGTCGAGACCCGGCTCACAGGTCGCATCGGGCCCGTGCCATCAGCTGCTCACCCCAGCTGCGCGCGCGGTCGGCATCAGAGAAGGGCACATCCATCTGCAGATCTTTCCCGATGAGGCGCAGCCGACAACGCCCCTGGGATTCGTCGGTGAGGGGCGCATCACCGGACGCCAGCGACATCAGCTCCACAAGCTCGAGTTTGCAGACGTCAAACGAGCCCTGATCCTGAAAACTTCCCGCCTCGAAGCTGCTCCAGTGCAGTTCACCGTCTTTCAGACGGGCACCACCACAACCATCGAGCTTGGCGAGTTCGGAGCCTTCGGCCCAGGTGCAAAACAGGTTTTGGCGCCGCCGTTCCAGCCATCCGAGCGATGCCAGCAGCACAAAGGCCAGCAGCAGAGGAAACCAGAGCAGTCCGTGGCTCATGGGTTAGGCGAAGGACGCTGCGTTCATTCTCCTGCGGTTTGGATCAGTTTGTGCACCAACTGTTCGAGTGTTACGCCGCTGGCCGCCCAGAGCATCGGGAACATGCTCTGGGCCGTGAAACCAGGCAGGGTGTTGATTTCGTTGATCCAGAGCTGATCGTTGGCGTCGTCGTAGAAGAAATCCACCCGACCCATGCCGTTGACGCCCACGGCAGCGCAGGCCTGTAGGGCCTGGGCGCGGATGCGGTCAGCCACTTCATCCGTCAGAGGAGCAGGAATCAACGTGGTGCTGCGCCCTGCGGTGTATTTCGTCTCGTAGTCGTACCAGTCCGCATCAAAACGAACTTCACCGATCACCGACGCTTCGAGCATGTGTCCCCCCAGGACGGCGCATTCCACCTCTCGGGCGTTGACGCCCTGCTCCACCACCAGCCTTGGATCGAGCGCTGCAGCCTGATTGAGGCCTGCTTCCAGTTCTTGGCGGGAACGCACCTTGCTGATGCCCACCGAGGAGCCGAGATTGGCGGGCTTCACAAAGCAGGGGTAGTTCAGTTCGCGTTCAATCCGATCCATGAGGGCCGATCGGCTGATCGCGTTCTCGAGTTCGGATGCGTGCAGGGCCACATAGGGCACCTGGGACAGCCCGGCGCTGGCGAAAGCAGATTTCATCGCCTGCTTGTCCATGCTGACGGCTGAGCAGAGCACGCCGGCACCAACGAACGGTTTGCCGGTCAGCTGGAACAACCCCTGAATGGTGCCGTCCTCTCCATTGGGACCATGCAGCACCGGGTACCAGAGTTCGACCGCATCACATCCCTCCGGAAACCCCTGGAATCCTGATGGGGGCAGAGGTGGGTTGAGCTCCGGTGCGGTTTCGGAGGCCAGGGTTGCTTCGGACAGATCTGTTCCCCACCAGCGACCAGCACGGTCGATGTAGATCGGCTGCACCGTGTATCGCTCTCGGTTCTCCCCGCTGCGCAGGCCTCGGACGACGGTCGCCGCAGATCGGATCGACACGTCGTGCTCTCCAGAGCGGCCTCCAAAGACGAGCCCGACCGTGATGGGACTGGACGGCATGAATGCGGCGACCCCTGAGCGGTGGGAGCGCCAAAGGTATCAGCGTTGTGCTCAGTGGGGCAGGGGGCTGCCGCTGAGTGAAAAGGAGCGCACCGCATCGATGCGCACCGGCACGAGATCGCCCGCTTCGTAGGCACGACCATCCGCTCCGGTGGAGCTGAAGAAGGTCAGGCGATTGGTGCGGGTTCGCCCCATCAGCTGCGATGGGTCCTTGGGGTTGATGCCCTCCGCCAGCACTTCTTCCGTGCGCCCCTCGTAGCGGGCATTGGCCTTGCGGGCGCAGCGTTCCACCAGGGCATTGATTTCGCGCAGGCGTTCCACCTTCACCTCCTCCGGCAGCTGGTTGTCCCAATGGGCTGCAGGGGTATTGGGCCGGGGTGAATAGGCCGCTGTGTTCACCTGATCGAAACCGATCTCTTCGATCAGATCGAGGGTGCGGCGGTACTGCGCATCGGTTTCGCCAGGGAAGGCAACGATCACATCGGCACTGAGTGAGGCATCGGGCATGCGCTCACGGATGCGGTCGATGATCCGCCGGTAGCGCTCAACGGTGTAGCCCCGGGCCATGGCCTGCAACACGTCGTTGTCCCCGCTCTGAAACGGAATGTGGAAGTGTTCGCAGAGCTTGGGCAGGTCGGCACAGGCATCGATCAGCCGCTCGGTGAAGTAGCGCGGATGGCTGGTGGCAAAACGGATCCGTTCAATGCCCTCCACGTCGTGGACGTGATGGAGCAGATCCGTGAGGGTGTGTTGGCGGCGACCCTCCGGCGTGATGCCCGGCAGATCGCGGCCGTAGGCATCAATGTTCTGGCCGAGCAGAGTGATCTCCTTGTAGCCCTGGGCGGCAAGACCCTCCATTTCCAGCTTGATCGCCTGGGGCAGCCGTGATTGTTCCTTGCCGCGCACGGAGGGCACCACGCAGTAGGTGCAACGTTCGTTGCAGCCGTAGATCACATTCACCCAGCCACAGATGCTGCTGTCCCGGCGGGCCGTGGTGATGTCTTCAAGGATGTGGTGGTCTTCGGTGGCGACCACCTGCTGACCGCTGTCCACCTGCAGCAGAAGGGTTTCAAGCCGATTGGCGTGTTGCGGTCCCATCACCAGATCCAGCTCCGGCACCCGCCGGAGCAGGGACTCGCCCTCCTGCTGAGCAACGCAGCCCGCCACCACCAGGGTGAGATTGGGGTTGCTGCGTTTCCTCTGGGCCTGTCTGCCGAGGTAGCTGTAAACCTTCTGCTCGGCGTTGTCCCGGATGGTGCAGGTGTTGTAGAGCACCAGATCGGCATCCAGTTCGGCTGACGCCTCCCGATAGCCCATGGCCTCCAGGATTCCCGCCATCCGTTCGGAGTCCGCCTTGTTCATCTGGCAGCCGAACGTGGTGATCCAGTAGCTGCCGCGCTGGGGGTTGGCGGTGGCGTCAGTGGCGAGGGGGGCGGAGGCGACCAAATCTCTGGCTCAAGCCTTCTCAGTGTGAGTCACAGCGGTGTTGTGTCAGTTTGGAGATTGACAGCCGGATGGCGATGGGCTGGGCCCTCACACGGTTTTCGCTCACCAAGGCCGTGCCCCTCATGATCAGCAGGGGCACCACAGCTGCCGCGGTGCGGTTGGAGCTCAGGTTGGAACGTGATGGGCTGGTGGGCCGCGGCGAGACCGGGGGATTTGAGACCGGCCACCGAGCCTTCGCCCTTGAGGCTGTGGAACAGGAACTGCTGGGGCTTTTGCCGCAACTGGAAGCTCTGGATCCCCACCGTCCGCAACGGTTTGAGCCCCTGCTTGCATCCCTGAGTCCCTTGGCCCGTTGTGCCATCGACCTGGCCTTGTGGGACTGGCATGGGCAACGGCTCGGCCATCCGCTGTGGCGGCTCTGGGGATTGGACCCAGCCGAGGGTGTGGCCACCACAGAATCCCAGGCGAGCTGGGCGCGGCCTGATGGGGCTGCTGAGCCAGCCAAGGTGGCCGCTGTCGCCCTCAACACCTCCCGCCTTGATGAGGCTCAGGCTCGAGACGAGGTGGAGCGCATCCGCCAGACGCTGGGTCTGCCCTGCACAGATCCGATCCGCTGGGGAGCAGAACCGCTTCTCAGGGGCTTTGTTGAATTGTTGAGAGGGCGAGCGAGGGGATTCGAACCCCCGAATAGCGGCGCCACAAGCCGCTGCCTTAACCACTTGGCGACGCCCGCCGCGTCCGTGAGAATCTACCAACACGAGCTGCAGCCTGCCTGGTGTCCCCTTCATCGCGTCCGCAAGGTCGGTCTGCTCTGGCGATGTTGGCGGGGGGGATTGCAGCGGTCGGGGTGATCTCGCTGGTGGTGTCCAACCCGTCGTTGGAGGACTATCAAGCTCACGCCGGTGATCAGCTGGTCCGGTTGGGCACCAAGGAACTGTGCGACGAGCCGACCCTGCCGATGGTGCTGCGTCTCTGGATTCGCAATTGCCCTGAGCTGATTGCCTCCCAGCGGGATGCACTGGCGGCGTTGGCGGGTCAGTTCACCACCCGTCGAAACTTATTGGTGGCCAGTCTGTATTCCACCCGGATGGAAAGGAAGGAGATGCTGCCCGGTCTGCGCCTGCCTGGGTTTGAAGTGCTCAGCCTTGGTGTGGCCGGTCGTTTCGTGGTCCTCAGCACCGATGCCAGCAACGGTGCTGAGCGGTGATGGACGTCCCGTCGCTTGAGTCCAAGCCGGGGAGTGGCGTCCTTGAGGCCTGGGCGCCCCTGGGACTGCTGGATTTCGCCCCTTCAACGCCCTTGCCGGAGGTTGAGAAGCAAGGGCTGACGCCCGTGCGCTTGGCCTGGGAGCAGGGGCGTCTGCGGGAGCCCCAGCCCCTGTCTGCCGAACGCGTGCCACCGTCTCGAATGGTGTTGCCGCGCTTGGTCGACTGCCATGTCCATCTGGACAAGGCCTACACCTGGCAGGAGCATCCCAACCTCAGCGGCAGCTACGGGGGTGCCCTGGAGGCCAACCTGCGGGAGCACAGCTCCCGAACCGTGGCCTGCGTGCTTCAACGCGGAGAACGCGCCATGGAGAGAGCATTCGCCCATGGGCTGCGGGCCATGCGCAGCCATGTGGACAGTGGTGGCCCTGGCGCTGAGCCCAGCTGGGATGCCTTGCTCACCCTGCAGCAGCGCTGGCGCCGCCGCATCGACTTGCAGCTGGTGGCGCTGGTGCCCTTGGAATTCTGGTGTTCAGCTGAAGCGGATGCTCTGGCGCGTCGTGTGGCCGCCAGTGGCGGCTGCCTTGGTGGTGTTCTGACACCTCCTTGTGGATCGGCCGTGGTCACGGAGCAGTTGGAGGTGTTTTTGCGCCTGGCTGATCGCCACAACTGCGGCGTCGATCTCCACATCGATGAGGCGGATCACGGTGCGGCGCAGGGCATGGTTCAGCTGTTGAAGGCCCTGCAGCGCGTGCCGGTGCAGGTTCCCGTCACCTGCAGCCATGCCAGCAGTCTTTCCCTTCTGCCGGCGTCCTCTCTGGCGCGGTTGGCAGAGCGCATGGCAGCAGCGCAGCTGAGTGTGATTGCCCTGCCCCTGACCAATGCCTGGTTGCTCTCACGGGCGGACGATGCCACCCCCCTTCAGCGTCCGCAGGCTCCGATCCGTCAGTTGCAACGTTCCGGTGTTCCGGTGGCGGTGGCGGGTGACAACGTGGCCGATCCCTGGTTCCCGGGAGGTGACTTCGACCCCTTGGCCCTGCTGGCCGCATCGATTCCGTTGACTCAGTTGTTGCCCTGGCAGCGTCTGGGCCTGGCCCCTTTCACCACGGCACCGCCCGCCATTATTCAACTGGAATGGGATGGGGTGCTGCGGGCCGGCGCTCCTGCCGATCTGATCAGCATGGAGGGCCAGGGATGGTCGGACCTGATCCGTTCTGCTCCGCAGCGTCAGGTTCTAGTGGACGGCCACTGGCAGTCGTCGCCAGGCGCTAGACCCTGACCAGTGTTCCGCCACGCCATGGGTCGCGCCGAAGCCTTGATTGCCCTGCGGCAAGCCCTCAGCGTTGATCCGGAACTGGAGTTGTTGGATGAACCGGGGGAGCTGCAGCGCCATTCCCGGGACGCTTTTGAGTACTCCCCCGTGCTGACGCCGCGGCTGGAGGCCTGCCGTGCTGAGTTGGTGGTGCGTCCGCGCACGGTGGATGCCGTTGAACGGCTGGCTTCGGCCTGCGCCGAGCACCAGGTTCCCTTAACCCTGCGCGGCTCTGGGACAGGGAACTACGGCCAGTGTGTGCCTCTGCAGGGCGGCGTGGTGATGCTCACCACGGCCCTGCGGCAGATCCGCTCGATTGATCCGATCACCGGGGTGGTGACCGTGGAACCGGGCTGTGTGATGCGCGATCTGGATCAAGAGTTGCGCCGCCATGGACGCCAGCTGCGCTTGATGCCCAGCACCTGGCGCAGCGCCACCATTGGCGGCTTTGTGGCAGGGGGCTCTGGGGGCATCGGTTCCCTGCGCTGGGGCTTCCTGCGGGATCCAGGTCATCTGCTCGGGTTGGAGATCGTGCCGCTACGCCCCGATGCCCGGCGCCATCAACTCGGCGAGATGGATGCGGAGGCTTTGAATCACGCCTACGGCACCAACGGCATCATCACGGCCCTCAGCCTGGCCACAGCTCCAGCGGTCAACTGGCACCAGGTGAGCGTGGACTGCGAGCACTGGGAGCAGGCGATTGAGCTGATGCAACGGATCGCTGCCTCGGCCTTGGATCTCCATTTGGCGAGCCTGCTTGAACAGCCGCTGTTGCCCCGGATGCCCAGCTGGGGTGGTCCTGCCGTCTCGGCGCACCGGCTGCTGTTGCTCGTTGCCCCCGATGGGCTCAACAGCCTGCAACGGATGGCGCAGTCAGCTGGCGCCATCCTGCGGGATCTCGGCCCTGAGGATCTCTCCGGGGGCAATGGCTTGCGCGAGCTGAGCTGGAACCACACCACCCTGCATGTGCGGGCTTCAGAGCCGGGATGGACCTACCTGCAGATGTTGTTGCCGCAACCGGAGGCCCCAGCGATGGCGGCCTTGAAGCAGCGCTGGGGTGATGCCCTGCTCTGGCATCTCGAGCTTGTGCGTCAGCAGGGCTGTCCTCGG containing:
- a CDS encoding FAD-binding oxidoreductase — protein: MGRAEALIALRQALSVDPELELLDEPGELQRHSRDAFEYSPVLTPRLEACRAELVVRPRTVDAVERLASACAEHQVPLTLRGSGTGNYGQCVPLQGGVVMLTTALRQIRSIDPITGVVTVEPGCVMRDLDQELRRHGRQLRLMPSTWRSATIGGFVAGGSGGIGSLRWGFLRDPGHLLGLEIVPLRPDARRHQLGEMDAEALNHAYGTNGIITALSLATAPAVNWHQVSVDCEHWEQAIELMQRIAASALDLHLASLLEQPLLPRMPSWGGPAVSAHRLLLLVAPDGLNSLQRMAQSAGAILRDLGPEDLSGGNGLRELSWNHTTLHVRASEPGWTYLQMLLPQPEAPAMAALKQRWGDALLWHLELVRQQGCPRLAALPLVRWQGADQLNRLMDDCRAAGAVLFNPHVITVEDGGLGVIDADQVAAKQRFDPEGLLNPGKLRGWEERS